The following proteins are encoded in a genomic region of Glycine max cultivar Williams 82 chromosome 18, Glycine_max_v4.0, whole genome shotgun sequence:
- the LOC100306454 gene encoding uncharacterized protein LOC100306454 (The RefSeq protein has 2 substitutions compared to this genomic sequence) encodes MGSLFSSPSATEAENPDVKAGNPDVKARSSDHVKAFDSAESWQSYWKEIKDSPKPVVIFFTASWCGPCKFITPLFHEMAAKYPNADYVKIDVEELSGVAEGYEVGAMPTFVAWKEGKEVERFVGANKVELEKKIKQLSQS; translated from the exons ATGGGCTCCTTGTTTTCTTCCCCCAGCGCCACCGAGGCGGAGAATCCTGACGTGAAAGCGGGGAATCCTGACGTGAAAGCGAGGAGTTCTGATCACGTGAAAGCGTTCGACTCCGCGGAGAGCTGGCAGAGCTACTGGAAAGAGATCAAAGACTCCCCTAAGCCA gTTGTGATTTTTTTCACGGCGTCCTGGTGTGGCCCTTGCAAATTCATCACTCCACTGTTTCACGAGATGGCCGCAAAGTATCCAAACGCTGACTACGTCAAAATCGACGTGGAAGAATTATCT GGTGTGGCGGAGGAGTATGAGGTGAGGGCGATGCCGACGTTCGTGGcttggaaggaaggaaaggaagttgAGAGGTTTGTGGGAGCCAATAAGGTGGAGCTCGAGAAAAAGATTAAGCAACTTTCTCAATCGTGA
- the LOC100305773 gene encoding thioredoxin-like superfamily protein isoform 1 (isoform 1 is encoded by transcript variant 1) produces MGVLFSSTLEEESPDVKAFHSAERWESYLEKIKESPKLINKNQVVIYFTASWCGPCKFIAPVFNHMAAEFANADFVKIDVDELSGVAKEFKVEAMPTFVWWKEGKEVERVVGANKDELQNKIKKHYQL; encoded by the exons ATGGGCGTTCTTTTTTCTAGCACCCTGGAGGAGGAGAGTCCTGACGTGAAAGCGTTCCACTCCGCGGAGCGCTGGGAGAGCTACTTGGAAAAGATCAAAGAGTCCCCTAAGCTA ataaataaaaatcaggTTGTGATATATTTCACGGCGTCCTGGTGTGGCCCTTGCAAATTCATCGCTCCAGTGTTTAACCACATGGCCGCAGAGTTTGCAAACGCTGACTTCGTCAAGATCGACGTGGACGAATTATCT GGTGTGGCGAAGGAGTTTAAGGTGGAGGCGATGCCGACGTTCGTGTggtggaaggaaggaaaggaagttgAGAGGGTTGTGGGAGCCAATAAGGACGAGCTCCAGAACAAGATTAAGAAACATTATCAATTGTGA
- the LOC100305773 gene encoding thioredoxin-like superfamily protein isoform 2 (isoform 2 is encoded by transcript variant 2), translating to MGVLFSSTLEEESPDVKAFHSAERWESYLEKIKESPKLVVIYFTASWCGPCKFIAPVFNHMAAEFANADFVKIDVDELSGVAKEFKVEAMPTFVWWKEGKEVERVVGANKDELQNKIKKHYQL from the exons ATGGGCGTTCTTTTTTCTAGCACCCTGGAGGAGGAGAGTCCTGACGTGAAAGCGTTCCACTCCGCGGAGCGCTGGGAGAGCTACTTGGAAAAGATCAAAGAGTCCCCTAAGCTA gTTGTGATATATTTCACGGCGTCCTGGTGTGGCCCTTGCAAATTCATCGCTCCAGTGTTTAACCACATGGCCGCAGAGTTTGCAAACGCTGACTTCGTCAAGATCGACGTGGACGAATTATCT GGTGTGGCGAAGGAGTTTAAGGTGGAGGCGATGCCGACGTTCGTGTggtggaaggaaggaaaggaagttgAGAGGGTTGTGGGAGCCAATAAGGACGAGCTCCAGAACAAGATTAAGAAACATTATCAATTGTGA
- the LOC100527508 gene encoding thioredoxin H2, whose product MGGILSGLLGSDAAAAASSPESSTSRVSSFHSSPRWQLYFNEIKDTDKLVVIDFSASWCGPCKFIEPAIHAMADKFNDVDFVKIDVDELPDVAQEFQVQAMPTFVLWKKGKEVDKVVGAKKDELEKKIEKHRS is encoded by the exons ATGGGCGGTATACTTTCTGGGCTTCTTGGCAGCGACGCGGCGGCGGCGGCGTCTTCGCCGGAGAGTTCTACTTCTAGAGTCTCCTCCTTCCACTCGTCGCCGCGCTGGCAGCTCTACTTCAACGAGATCAAAGATACCGATAAGCTC GTTGTGATAGATTTCTCGGCGTCGTGGTGCGGTCCTTGCAAATTCATAGAGCCAGCGATTCACGCCATGGCCGACAAGTTCAACGACGTTGACTTCGTCAAGATCGACGTCGACGAATTACCT GATGTGGCGCAGGAGTTTCAGGTGCAGGCGATGCCGACTTTCGTGTTGTGGAAGAAAGGGAAGGAAGTCGACAAGGTTGTGGGCGCAAAGAAGGACGAGCTCGAGAAGAAGATTGAGAAACATCGATCGTGA